One genomic segment of Candidatus Neomarinimicrobiota bacterium includes these proteins:
- the secF gene encoding protein translocase subunit SecF — protein MFQIFVNTHYNIVGKRVYAYWISGLLILAGLLSFIFQGLNYGIDFRGGTLIQMKFEEPITAGEIRSLLKNPELGTPQIQRSGPNEYMIRVLSIGTGDEIQEIIQKDLQEKKFEVRRAEIVGPKIGEELRRKAIGAIFAALFLILVYISIRFEMKFAIGAVLALFHDVLITLGLFSLFQWEISMPVLAAFLTIVGYSLNDTIVVYDRIRENRLTHKNKAFPDVINLSINESLSRTVITSLTTFLVVLILVLFGGEVLFGFSIAMLIGIIVGTYSSSFVASPLLIIWDKKVRQKEMKKK, from the coding sequence TTGTTTCAGATATTTGTCAACACACATTACAACATTGTCGGAAAACGCGTTTATGCGTACTGGATTTCCGGATTGCTCATCCTTGCAGGGCTCCTGAGCTTTATATTTCAGGGCTTGAATTATGGGATTGATTTCCGGGGTGGAACACTGATTCAGATGAAATTTGAAGAACCCATCACGGCCGGTGAGATTCGTTCACTTCTGAAAAACCCCGAACTGGGAACACCTCAGATTCAACGCAGCGGTCCCAATGAATACATGATCCGCGTGTTGAGTATTGGTACCGGTGATGAAATTCAGGAAATCATCCAAAAAGACCTTCAGGAAAAGAAGTTTGAGGTTCGCAGAGCCGAAATTGTGGGACCAAAAATCGGTGAAGAGTTACGGCGAAAAGCCATTGGCGCTATCTTTGCGGCATTATTTCTTATTCTGGTCTATATCAGCATTCGGTTTGAGATGAAATTTGCCATCGGTGCAGTCCTGGCCCTGTTTCATGATGTATTAATTACACTGGGACTTTTCTCTCTTTTCCAATGGGAAATTTCCATGCCGGTTCTGGCAGCATTTCTGACAATTGTGGGATATTCTTTAAATGATACCATTGTCGTTTATGACAGAATTCGCGAGAACAGGCTGACCCATAAAAATAAGGCCTTCCCCGATGTAATCAACCTGAGTATTAACGAAAGTTTGTCTCGGACGGTTATTACCTCACTAACCACATTCCTTGTGGTGCTGATTCTTGTCCTTTTCGGAGGTGAAGTTTTGTTTGGTTTCTCAATTGCCATGTTGATCGGCATAATTGTCGGTACCTATTCCTCTTCATTTGTGGCTTCTCCCCTTCTCATCATCTGGGATAAAAAGGTGAGACAAAAAGAAATGAAAAAGAAATAA
- a CDS encoding DMT family transporter, with the protein MKDKRKPLYYFLFLLNVLIWGSSWASVRFLLENYAETFDTAKPFYIAGLRYLLAGVLIFPVALHQLRKISLTKKDYLSILYYGLSLVALSNALVFWSQQFLPSSLCSIIFSLYPVMVLILSFLLLKEEKAGLLKIAGTLLSFLGVFILFFDPLILEARISSIAFFTMVFSVVFAAIPSVLIRKNSIHLNVFVLNSLGMFLGGILLLLTSFVVESPLHLPSDFRFWLVLSYLSVFASCYTLIAFFWLMRHVQLTKLSLSAYLTPIVSLIIGVLFYNETLNIQSYIGMILVFLGIFLIDYFKYRKYIHVGREALFPH; encoded by the coding sequence ATGAAAGATAAAAGAAAACCTCTATACTACTTTCTTTTCCTTCTGAATGTCCTGATCTGGGGAAGCAGCTGGGCATCAGTCCGTTTTTTACTGGAAAATTATGCCGAAACATTTGATACTGCTAAACCCTTCTATATAGCCGGACTACGATACCTGTTAGCGGGAGTCCTGATTTTTCCTGTTGCCCTTCACCAGCTTAGAAAAATCAGCCTGACAAAAAAGGATTATTTGTCAATTCTGTATTATGGGCTTTCCCTGGTTGCGTTATCCAACGCCCTTGTCTTTTGGAGTCAGCAGTTTTTGCCTTCCAGTCTTTGTTCCATTATTTTCAGCCTTTATCCTGTGATGGTGCTCATTCTAAGTTTTCTCCTTTTAAAGGAAGAAAAAGCCGGACTTCTGAAAATCGCAGGGACGCTGCTTTCATTTCTGGGTGTTTTCATTCTCTTTTTCGATCCCCTTATCCTCGAAGCACGTATTTCATCAATTGCCTTTTTCACTATGGTTTTTTCCGTTGTATTTGCCGCTATTCCCAGTGTTCTTATCCGCAAAAACAGCATTCATCTCAATGTATTTGTATTAAATTCCCTTGGGATGTTTCTGGGGGGTATCCTGTTATTGTTGACCTCCTTTGTTGTTGAATCACCACTTCATCTTCCGTCGGATTTTCGTTTCTGGCTTGTTCTGAGCTATTTATCCGTCTTTGCTTCCTGTTATACACTGATCGCCTTTTTCTGGCTGATGCGGCATGTCCAGCTTACAAAACTTTCCCTTTCTGCTTATCTGACACCCATTGTATCACTGATTATCGGGGTATTGTTTTACAACGAAACCTTAAATATCCAGTCTTATATCGGTATGATTCTTGTTTTCCTTGGGATTTTTCTGATCGATTATTTTAAATACAGGAAATATATCCATGTCGGAAGAGAAGCGTTGTTTCCTCATTAA
- a CDS encoding methylated-DNA--[protein]-cysteine S-methyltransferase: MSEEKRCFLINTYLHRSIPEHSILASDEKILFITSRKNALENFVRINNLPDPVHEMNPVLGWAERELREYFDGKRKVFSFPFQLSGTHFQQKVYQTLYNRIKYGHTVSYGELASMSGYPHAARAAGSAMKNNPLPFIIPCHRVVKADGSPGQYGGGTAMKLMLINMEKG, from the coding sequence ATGTCGGAAGAGAAGCGTTGTTTCCTCATTAATACCTATTTACACAGGAGCATCCCCGAGCATTCCATTCTCGCTTCTGATGAGAAAATATTGTTTATTACATCTCGTAAAAATGCTCTGGAAAATTTTGTTCGAATAAATAATCTGCCGGACCCCGTCCATGAAATGAATCCCGTTCTTGGTTGGGCTGAACGGGAATTAAGGGAGTATTTTGACGGAAAACGGAAGGTATTTTCTTTTCCTTTTCAACTAAGCGGAACACACTTTCAGCAAAAAGTTTACCAAACACTGTACAACCGCATTAAATACGGTCATACTGTGAGTTATGGGGAATTAGCGTCAATGTCCGGTTATCCCCATGCAGCCCGTGCCGCAGGCAGCGCCATGAAAAACAATCCTTTACCCTTTATTATTCCCTGTCACCGCGTTGTCAAAGCAGATGGAAGTCCCGGGCAATACGGAGGTGGAACAGCCATGAAGCTGATGTTGATCAATATGGAAAAGGGTTGA
- a CDS encoding GNAT family N-acetyltransferase, producing the protein MRDIFLEGKKVILTPMEEEDAEFIRKMENDPEVRYALFLYKPLTRESAEKKVREMISSPDIFMFMIMDKENRQIIGQSGLVRVDFVSRSAIFFIAIHHKASRSKGFGTESTRLIVDYAFQTLNLNRIQLHVNSENTPAIHIYKKLGFQIEGTMRQAMYHGGKYCDFYVMGKIRESGEH; encoded by the coding sequence ATGAGAGATATTTTTCTGGAAGGTAAGAAAGTCATTCTGACACCCATGGAAGAGGAAGATGCAGAATTTATTCGGAAGATGGAGAATGATCCGGAGGTCCGGTATGCCCTGTTTCTCTACAAACCGTTAACACGTGAATCTGCCGAAAAAAAAGTACGGGAGATGATATCTTCGCCCGACATTTTCATGTTTATGATCATGGACAAAGAGAACCGGCAAATTATTGGACAATCAGGACTCGTTCGTGTTGATTTTGTCAGCCGGTCAGCAATATTTTTTATTGCCATTCATCATAAAGCAAGCCGTTCAAAAGGATTTGGCACGGAATCCACACGGCTTATTGTAGATTATGCCTTTCAGACTCTTAATTTGAACCGAATCCAACTTCATGTCAACTCAGAAAATACTCCTGCCATCCATATTTATAAAAAGCTTGGTTTTCAGATTGAAGGAACCATGCGCCAGGCAATGTATCATGGCGGGAAATATTGTGATTTTTATGTTATGGGAAAAATACGAGAGAGTGGAGAACACTAA
- a CDS encoding 2-oxo acid dehydrogenase subunit E2 translates to MTLSCDHRVIDGGIGADFMKTLKAFIENPAPALT, encoded by the coding sequence ATGACACTATCCTGTGATCACAGGGTTATTGACGGCGGGATAGGGGCAGATTTCATGAAAACCCTGAAAGCATTCATCGAAAATCCTGCTCCGGCCTTAACCTAA
- the lpdA gene encoding dihydrolipoyl dehydrogenase, with amino-acid sequence MTDYNYDLLIIGSGPGGYVAAIRASQLGMKTAVIEKESPGGVCLNWGCIPSKSLISQAQKFTYLKDLVKMGVRIDASALDYEKVYKKSRLAATKLSKGVEFLLKKNSIELIKGTAEISNKHEITVGKEKYTAGNILIATGSRPKVIPGLEFDEEGILSSTGALSLKSLPKSILIVGAGAIGVEFAYILSSFGVQVHLVEMLDSILPMEDKDVSDVLLKAFKKNKVKVYTSTKASISDKQKNAYKIKLEHKDGEIEDVETEKILVAVGRTPNSENLGLEKLGIKTYKGFIETGDYYETSVPGIYAIGDVINTPFLAHVASKEGEIAVEHMAGKEDEKRIDPTLIPGAVYTEPQVASFGYTEVKAKEAGLPVKVFAFPYRGAGKAVAVEEPEGLVKFVCHEKTHEILGAHIAGKNATELIHEVLLARKAELLPEDIATMIHAHPTLSEAVMEAARGILEQAIHF; translated from the coding sequence ATGACAGATTACAACTATGATCTTTTGATTATCGGTTCCGGTCCCGGCGGTTATGTTGCAGCCATTCGGGCATCTCAACTGGGTATGAAAACGGCTGTGATTGAAAAAGAAAGTCCTGGCGGTGTGTGCCTGAACTGGGGATGCATCCCTTCTAAATCCCTCATATCACAGGCTCAAAAATTCACATATCTGAAAGATCTGGTAAAAATGGGGGTCAGGATTGATGCCAGCGCATTGGATTATGAAAAAGTCTACAAGAAATCGCGTCTTGCTGCCACAAAGCTGTCAAAAGGCGTTGAGTTTCTGCTGAAGAAAAATTCCATAGAACTGATAAAGGGTACTGCTGAAATAAGCAATAAACATGAAATCACGGTTGGCAAAGAAAAATACACAGCCGGAAATATCCTGATAGCAACAGGTTCACGTCCAAAAGTGATCCCCGGTTTGGAATTTGACGAAGAAGGAATACTCTCATCAACAGGAGCATTGAGCTTAAAATCACTTCCAAAAAGTATACTCATTGTGGGTGCCGGAGCCATCGGTGTGGAATTTGCATATATCCTGAGCTCTTTTGGGGTTCAGGTCCATCTTGTTGAAATGTTGGATTCGATCCTGCCTATGGAAGATAAAGACGTATCGGACGTTCTTCTGAAGGCTTTTAAAAAGAATAAAGTGAAAGTATACACATCCACAAAAGCATCTATTTCAGATAAACAAAAAAATGCGTACAAGATCAAACTGGAACATAAGGATGGCGAAATAGAGGACGTTGAAACCGAAAAAATACTGGTAGCTGTTGGCAGAACTCCCAATTCGGAAAATTTGGGATTAGAAAAGCTTGGAATTAAAACCTATAAGGGATTCATTGAAACCGGTGATTACTACGAGACATCGGTCCCCGGCATTTATGCCATTGGAGATGTAATTAACACGCCCTTCCTGGCTCATGTGGCCTCCAAAGAAGGTGAAATTGCCGTTGAACACATGGCGGGAAAGGAAGATGAAAAACGGATTGATCCCACACTCATTCCCGGAGCGGTTTATACAGAGCCGCAGGTTGCAAGCTTTGGATATACGGAAGTCAAAGCAAAAGAAGCAGGACTTCCGGTGAAAGTTTTTGCCTTCCCTTACAGAGGTGCCGGTAAAGCCGTGGCAGTCGAAGAACCTGAAGGTCTGGTAAAATTTGTCTGTCATGAAAAAACCCATGAAATTCTGGGTGCCCATATTGCCGGCAAAAATGCCACTGAACTCATTCATGAGGTGCTTCTTGCCCGTAAAGCCGAACTGCTACCTGAAGACATCGCCACCATGATCCATGCCCATCCTACCCTATCGGAGGCTGTGATGGAAGCGGCGAGAGGAATTTTGGAGCAGGCAATACATTTTTAG
- a CDS encoding four helix bundle protein: MYVINDIILRFSYGANVYEAQCAASRKDFNNKLTIALKEANETHYWLKLINESQYLLKLNIKKRYQQNTQQNSII; encoded by the coding sequence ATATATGTGATAAATGATATAATCTTGCGTTTTTCTTATGGTGCTAACGTTTATGAAGCTCAATGTGCTGCATCCAGAAAAGACTTTAATAACAAATTAACGATAGCTTTAAAAGAAGCGAATGAAACACATTACTGGCTTAAACTTATAAATGAATCTCAATATTTACTCAAACTCAATATAAAAAAGAGATACCAACAAAACACCCAACAAAATTCAATAATTTAA
- a CDS encoding T9SS type A sorting domain-containing protein, translating into MRKLLFLLLAFVVVGYAAEANLEGDVLLLPKPMQDADFALSIDDGFTIGDNAGSQVRDLWVGSDINGNGVYEVILATYDGGGGKAYVYEVIADNTVQLIGESDAFALGAGTVRDAKWGDLDGNGANELLVNVNGTNPAIAGIWVYEWDSTGDSLLSGFHIQVDDITGNRWLSESMYVEDVDRDGVQELLVGNNGTSTFDNVYIGSITSGTFAAGDAVFTVEFEHGKTSESLGFGGSAYGPVVGDMDGDGNLEALFSVWDHGALFIVEANGPDTYTPQAYVQTDLDRRDDFAFYDFRVADLDEDGRDEVYVSLYDAGAFNVVTCPEGTDLSALVDTINVHRIGLMGSSGGFGQSFGDLDGNGRMNYYSANGGSTIYNWEFKGGDPTDSTNWVEVEPITNENFDGIMPLQYANDLDGDGYNEIFVGNMGTSTPALAVAIEFIPPNVYFSEYIEGSGYNKALEIYNNTNEVICLDDFAFPNVSNAPTTPGEHEYWNTFPDGATIAPGDVYVIAHPDADPAILAVADMTHNYLSNGDDGFALAYGTEDSYVVLDRIGDWEADPGDGWDVAGVTNATKDHTLVRKETVTTGNPDWTSSAGTDADDSEWIVYPKDTFRYLGSRVWVAPAPIALTTRWEIGADTYSFFANDNNTRGMAMAPDGSKIYVPSRTGGANIYILDPATGDSLGKLDMTGVTDGYYGIVLTNVAVDTTGIIYACNLANGGDFKIYRWADETSAPTVAFQGAVTNRIGDSFGIKGSAENTVIYASGAANTVIEVFTTSDGINYTLGTPIPVAAGTADGGIAPTPDGNLWVNGSGEAASLITSTGTVLGTLSSAVVSSAYHHINYLELSTGEKLVALAGGNVDGISNQVQVWEVSVVSDPYLYASGSLTGSWNANLNATAAAYMYEETEGDLHIAHMVSNNGIAYYTVKNTPVVPGQYDIAEDFNDDSDIANWRSDNSGWTSRAYVDSMLFLRDGGWTFDARRDVKAEVNTFFKATATVKTIGSFSQYDNQYLYFGVDGLGDQTYQVSCVSDDEFTTFTVIGYAVNASGTLFIAGQGGGGADTVYVDSYTFTNDFIPELDQISTIAEAKAIPDGEMAATKGVVTCATIGAPIFIQDDNAGISLYDWDFINDGIVKEGDEILVIGERSTYKGLVQIQSTNENYIVLSENNPVEPMLITVPDLDSRQYQGMLIKLEDVDTTAGFAWPEEGSDATITLMDADSNEFALRIDKDGNIDGSPEPNQWPLDLIGVVGEYNVPQVMPRYREDFIDNQAPAPFFVLNPVDGDTITSLDDPAFVDVTIDGKTVKTLFFNWTEATDTDAGDTVTYEIIISPDGPEEAMITIDTLYYLPIPEDRPWDMNGTYEAYVKAVDVLGNTTISDTVTVTFEFKAPPEVKFDDVVLVDGVPTYYAEFNMPIVMNVANYKLIDWDSGTAIDPTSMDSIAPNAIMLNANLAEDHLVSLAYNGVAAAADDAAEPMTISDTTDANEVLIPFSENHPEDTEHIIETFEANTGTFWAPTGSGSTYGILTTSTFAVSDEEAFRGEKSGKLTLLDDPDKDGGWYVRLYHQLKYTARADAKIMLMVKGTNANVDIRLSVKDTGYEQGPWQTVTLSEDDWQIVTFDLLNDEAEGWITGNGEIEGKTVLIEGIHMRCSEDTDVTLYVDEFMERRLIDVSFNVNMKKYVEAGDFSIENDFVDIAGSFNNWEGTKMNDPNADTIYTAVIPLKQFSTHEFKFRINGNWDTSEFPGGGPNRVYTVGDSVNNVVTYWYNNEVYVGIVDNLIPDVYELGQNYPNPFNPTTTIPLALPEAGMVKLVLYDISGRMVKEIYSGELDAGYHDFNFHIGNLASGIYIYRVKVNDYQKAHKMTILK; encoded by the coding sequence ATGAGAAAATTGCTATTTCTCTTGTTGGCTTTTGTCGTTGTTGGATATGCGGCAGAAGCTAACCTCGAAGGAGACGTGTTGCTTCTTCCGAAACCCATGCAGGATGCGGATTTTGCATTATCTATTGATGATGGTTTTACTATTGGAGATAATGCCGGATCCCAGGTCCGCGATTTATGGGTCGGAAGTGATATCAACGGAAACGGCGTATACGAAGTCATTTTGGCGACGTACGACGGTGGCGGTGGTAAAGCATACGTCTATGAGGTCATAGCAGATAATACGGTTCAACTCATTGGCGAATCTGATGCCTTTGCCCTGGGTGCAGGGACTGTCAGAGATGCCAAATGGGGTGACCTGGACGGAAACGGCGCCAATGAATTGCTTGTGAATGTAAACGGCACTAACCCTGCTATAGCAGGTATTTGGGTGTACGAATGGGATTCCACCGGTGATTCGCTTCTTTCCGGTTTTCATATCCAGGTTGATGACATTACAGGAAACCGCTGGTTATCAGAAAGTATGTATGTTGAAGATGTGGACCGGGATGGTGTACAGGAATTACTCGTTGGTAATAACGGTACAAGTACTTTCGACAATGTTTACATTGGTTCGATCACTTCAGGTACTTTTGCTGCCGGTGATGCGGTTTTTACTGTTGAGTTTGAGCATGGAAAAACCAGTGAATCCCTGGGTTTTGGCGGCTCAGCTTACGGTCCTGTCGTCGGTGATATGGATGGCGATGGAAATCTCGAGGCTCTTTTTTCCGTCTGGGATCACGGGGCACTATTCATCGTGGAAGCCAACGGACCGGATACCTATACCCCCCAAGCCTACGTGCAGACCGACCTGGATCGGAGAGATGATTTTGCTTTTTATGATTTCCGGGTTGCCGATCTGGATGAAGACGGCCGTGACGAAGTCTATGTGTCTCTCTATGACGCAGGAGCTTTTAATGTTGTGACCTGTCCGGAAGGGACCGATTTGTCAGCCCTGGTGGACACGATTAATGTTCATCGTATAGGACTGATGGGTTCCAGTGGCGGATTCGGGCAGAGTTTTGGTGATCTTGACGGCAATGGTCGCATGAACTACTATTCTGCCAACGGCGGATCCACCATTTACAACTGGGAATTCAAAGGTGGCGATCCCACCGATTCCACGAACTGGGTTGAGGTTGAACCCATAACCAACGAAAATTTTGACGGTATTATGCCTCTCCAATATGCCAATGATCTGGACGGAGACGGATACAATGAAATTTTTGTGGGTAACATGGGGACATCAACCCCAGCGCTGGCAGTCGCCATTGAGTTTATACCTCCCAATGTTTACTTCTCGGAATATATTGAGGGAAGCGGCTATAACAAAGCACTGGAAATTTACAATAACACGAATGAAGTAATATGTCTGGATGATTTTGCTTTCCCGAATGTCAGTAATGCTCCGACGACTCCCGGTGAGCATGAATATTGGAACACCTTCCCCGATGGAGCTACAATTGCTCCCGGAGACGTCTATGTTATTGCTCATCCAGATGCAGACCCTGCCATCCTGGCTGTTGCAGATATGACGCATAACTATCTGAGTAATGGTGATGATGGATTTGCACTGGCATACGGGACGGAAGACAGCTATGTTGTGCTGGACAGAATCGGAGACTGGGAAGCAGATCCGGGCGATGGCTGGGATGTTGCCGGCGTGACAAATGCTACAAAAGACCATACACTGGTTCGTAAAGAGACTGTTACAACGGGTAATCCGGACTGGACAAGCTCTGCCGGGACCGATGCCGATGATTCCGAGTGGATTGTGTATCCGAAAGATACATTCCGCTATCTGGGATCACGTGTCTGGGTCGCTCCGGCCCCAATCGCTTTGACCACCAGATGGGAAATTGGAGCCGATACTTATTCATTTTTTGCTAATGATAATAATACGCGCGGCATGGCTATGGCGCCCGACGGATCAAAAATCTATGTCCCAAGCAGAACCGGAGGAGCCAATATTTATATTTTGGATCCTGCAACCGGTGATTCACTGGGCAAGCTGGATATGACGGGTGTTACCGACGGATATTATGGCATTGTTTTGACCAATGTTGCAGTTGATACAACTGGTATAATATACGCGTGTAACCTGGCAAACGGCGGAGATTTTAAAATCTATCGCTGGGCCGATGAAACATCTGCGCCAACTGTAGCTTTTCAGGGTGCAGTAACAAATCGGATCGGTGATTCTTTCGGAATCAAAGGATCTGCTGAAAATACCGTTATTTATGCCAGTGGTGCAGCAAATACCGTCATTGAAGTTTTTACAACAAGCGATGGTATTAATTATACACTGGGGACACCCATTCCCGTTGCTGCCGGTACGGCTGACGGAGGTATAGCTCCTACGCCGGACGGTAATCTCTGGGTTAATGGCTCCGGAGAAGCTGCTTCTTTGATTACTTCTACCGGCACAGTCCTCGGAACACTGTCTTCGGCTGTTGTATCTTCAGCATATCATCATATTAATTATCTTGAACTCTCTACCGGCGAAAAACTGGTCGCCCTTGCAGGTGGTAATGTTGACGGAATATCTAACCAGGTTCAGGTTTGGGAAGTATCGGTTGTGAGCGATCCTTACCTGTATGCAAGTGGCTCGTTAACCGGTTCATGGAATGCCAATCTGAATGCAACTGCCGCAGCGTATATGTATGAAGAAACTGAAGGTGATTTGCATATTGCCCATATGGTCAGCAATAATGGAATTGCTTACTATACTGTTAAAAACACTCCGGTTGTACCGGGACAGTATGACATTGCCGAAGACTTCAATGATGATTCGGATATCGCCAACTGGCGCTCCGACAACAGTGGCTGGACCAGCAGGGCATACGTTGATAGCATGCTGTTCCTGAGAGATGGAGGTTGGACTTTTGATGCCCGCCGTGACGTGAAAGCAGAAGTGAATACCTTCTTTAAAGCTACGGCAACGGTGAAAACCATTGGTTCTTTCAGTCAGTATGACAATCAGTACCTCTATTTCGGTGTTGATGGACTTGGCGATCAGACATATCAGGTTTCCTGTGTGTCTGACGATGAATTCACAACATTCACTGTGATTGGTTATGCTGTCAATGCATCCGGGACTCTCTTTATTGCCGGACAGGGTGGTGGTGGAGCCGATACGGTCTATGTGGATTCTTATACATTCACAAATGATTTTATACCGGAATTGGATCAGATCTCCACGATTGCCGAGGCAAAAGCCATACCGGACGGAGAGATGGCGGCTACAAAGGGTGTTGTCACCTGTGCTACAATCGGTGCGCCGATTTTTATTCAGGATGATAATGCCGGAATCTCATTGTATGACTGGGATTTCATCAATGACGGCATCGTCAAGGAAGGCGATGAAATTCTGGTGATTGGTGAACGTTCCACATATAAGGGACTGGTTCAGATTCAGAGCACGAATGAAAATTACATTGTTCTCAGTGAGAATAATCCTGTAGAACCGATGCTCATTACCGTTCCCGATCTGGACAGCCGTCAGTATCAGGGCATGTTGATCAAACTGGAGGATGTGGATACAACCGCCGGTTTTGCCTGGCCTGAAGAAGGCAGTGATGCTACCATTACCCTGATGGATGCGGACAGCAATGAATTTGCTTTACGTATCGATAAAGATGGTAACATTGACGGTTCACCGGAACCCAATCAATGGCCGTTGGATCTGATTGGTGTTGTCGGCGAGTATAATGTACCGCAGGTTATGCCGCGTTACAGAGAAGATTTCATTGACAATCAGGCTCCGGCTCCTTTCTTTGTCCTGAATCCGGTAGACGGTGATACGATTACCTCTCTGGATGATCCGGCCTTTGTCGATGTAACCATAGATGGAAAGACTGTTAAAACATTGTTCTTCAACTGGACTGAAGCGACGGACACCGATGCAGGTGACACCGTTACTTATGAAATCATAATTTCACCGGACGGTCCGGAAGAAGCAATGATTACAATAGATACACTCTACTATCTGCCCATACCCGAAGACAGACCCTGGGATATGAACGGAACGTATGAAGCGTATGTAAAAGCTGTCGATGTACTCGGTAACACTACCATCAGTGACACTGTGACGGTGACATTTGAATTCAAGGCACCACCGGAAGTCAAATTTGACGATGTGGTCCTTGTTGACGGCGTACCAACATACTATGCCGAATTCAATATGCCCATTGTGATGAATGTTGCCAATTACAAACTGATTGACTGGGATTCAGGAACGGCAATCGATCCGACATCTATGGATTCCATTGCTCCCAATGCAATCATGCTGAATGCCAACCTGGCAGAGGATCATTTAGTATCCTTGGCTTACAATGGTGTTGCCGCAGCGGCTGATGATGCTGCCGAACCTATGACAATCAGCGATACAACTGACGCGAATGAAGTTCTGATTCCCTTCAGTGAAAACCATCCTGAAGATACTGAACATATCATTGAAACCTTTGAAGCCAATACAGGTACATTCTGGGCACCGACAGGTTCAGGATCAACCTATGGTATTCTGACAACGTCTACCTTCGCCGTTTCCGACGAAGAAGCCTTCAGAGGTGAAAAATCCGGTAAGTTGACTCTGCTTGATGATCCTGATAAGGATGGCGGCTGGTATGTAAGACTCTATCATCAGTTGAAGTACACAGCCCGGGCAGATGCCAAAATCATGCTCATGGTCAAAGGGACAAATGCCAATGTTGATATCCGCCTTTCTGTTAAGGATACAGGATATGAACAGGGGCCGTGGCAAACCGTCACACTGTCTGAAGATGATTGGCAGATCGTCACATTTGACCTGCTCAATGATGAAGCTGAAGGCTGGATTACCGGTAATGGTGAAATCGAAGGAAAGACAGTCCTGATTGAAGGAATTCACATGAGATGCAGTGAAGATACGGATGTCACACTCTATGTGGATGAATTCATGGAACGTCGGCTTATTGATGTTTCTTTCAATGTCAATATGAAGAAATATGTTGAAGCCGGTGATTTCAGTATTGAGAATGATTTTGTCGACATTGCCGGGTCTTTCAATAATTGGGAAGGAACAAAGATGAATGATCCCAATGCCGATACGATTTATACGGCTGTCATTCCATTGAAACAGTTCTCAACCCATGAATTCAAGTTCCGTATCAACGGAAACTGGGATACATCCGAATTTCCGGGCGGCGGCCCCAATCGGGTATATACAGTCGGTGATTCCGTGAATAATGTCGTGACCTACTGGTACAACAACGAAGTCTACGTTGGTATTGTAGATAACCTCATTCCCGATGTATATGAACTGGGTCAGAACTATCCGAACCCCTTCAATCCCACAACAACCATTCCGCTGGCTCTGCCGGAAGCCGGAATGGTGAAACTGGTCCTGTATGATATCTCAGGCCGCATGGTGAAAGAAATCTACAGTGGTGAACTGGATGCCGGTTACCATGATTTCAATTTCCATATCGGCAACCTCGCCAGCGGTATCTATATCTACCGCGTGAAGGTCAATGATTATCAAAAGGCCCATAAGATGACAATCCTGAAATAA